One Hordeum vulgare subsp. vulgare chromosome 4H, MorexV3_pseudomolecules_assembly, whole genome shotgun sequence DNA window includes the following coding sequences:
- the LOC123446945 gene encoding uncharacterized protein LOC123446945, whose amino-acid sequence MPPPRRRHWPFTILLPDDDDGRLVTGGSEGRPVGEIFADTRRRLEADQDAARRRRHPQRRPQPRPPSDAASTTQPPPTCNPSPSPPLYSTPPSDAAHPSATPSPPVHGQLQPPQPEPIPYTPGTPRPTLTDVDVDATCLRIADAFEEFAYSDGDGQLFTDVDEISQRVADVRMEVTCSNIQTRPYDRPQPPQCEYPYYDVPEPLEKPLLEPKNANASSSSTQPVAITHDISPVSRQLSPPIFARNPSGWHLQFFIRIDVGGYFHTYPSLGGPFQSLQEAENAIASHLDELRSPMMCTDGLSDAEICIRHGLYWLDGTRKSSSEGNPDHRNVSVLVQALLDKYNEDHHLLGDLAYELDDVVIFREFYEGENLTMFYHINLTTKTKGKDGSHSGINNLFFAEVREIEGEIEGENDEYVLNCLCMVKPTNNGQCYGCMTYGNVDLKHPVDVDKYEGGHSTPHKLCCGFDLRCDVITGLDAPAYIEDEEARLMAEEARLRYINMCPADPPVLAKLDGARVPVGLAKRKDSDLTKGECGQGSVKYIVPARRMLV is encoded by the exons ATGCCGCCGCCTAGACGACGCCATTGGCCTTTCACGATTCTTCTTCCCGATGACGACGATGGGAGACTTGTCACCGGCGGATCGGAGGGCCGGCCTGTCGGAGAAATCTTCGCCGATACTCGGCGCCGTCTGGAGGCCGATCAGGACGCcgcccgtcgccgccgccacccgcAGCGGCGTCCACAACCCCGTCCACCATCAGATGCGGCCTCCACTACCCAACCACCTCCAACCTGcaacccctccccctcccctcccctctactCCACTCCACCATCAGATGCAGCCCACCCCTCTGCAACCCCTTCTCCTCCCGTCCACGGTCAGCTGCAGCCTCCACAACCCGAACCCATCCCCTACACTCCTGGCACGCCTCGTCCCACGCTCACCGACGTCGACGTGGACGCGACATGTCTACGCATAGCAGATGCATTTGAGGAATTCGCCTACTCCGACGGGGATGGACAACTCTTCACGGACGTCGATGAGATATCTCAACGCGTAGCAGATGTACGCATGGAAGTCACCTGCTCCAACATCCAGACGAGGCCCTACGATCGGCCGCAACCTCCACA GTGTGAGTACCCTTATTATGATGTGCCCGAGCCGTTGGAAAAACCACTGCTAGAGCCAAAGAACGCAAACGCTTCCTCTTCCTCCACGCAGCCAGTTGCGATAACTCATGACATCTCGCCAGTGTCAAGGCAACTGTCTCCGCCTATTTTCGCGCGCAATCCTTCTGGTTGGCATTTACAATTTTTCATCAGAATAGATGTTGGGGGTTATTTCCACACGTATCCTAGTCTGGGCGGGCCATTCCAGAGCTTGCAGGAAGCTGAGAATGCTATCGCTAGCCATCTTGATGAGCTGCGCTCTCCTATGAT GTGCACAGATGGGCTTTCGGATGCTGAGATTTGTATAAGACATGGCCTTTATTGGCTTGATGGCACAAGGAAGAGTTCTTCTGAAGGCAATCCAGACCATAGGAATGTCAGCGTATTGGTTCAAGCTTTGCTGGATAAATACAATGAAGATCACCATCTTTTGGGG GATCttgcatatgaacttgatgatgttGTGATCTTCCGAGAATTTTATGAGGGGGAGAACTTAACTATGTTCTATCATATCAATTTGACtacaaaaaccaaaggaaaagatgGTTCGCACAGTGGCATCAACAATCTATTCTTTGCTGAAGTCAGAGAAATTGAAGGAGAAATTGAAGGAGAAAATGATGAATATGTGCTCAATTGTTTATGTATGGTTAAGCCTACTAACAATG GCCAATGCTATGGTTGTATGACTTACGGAAATGTTGATTTGAAGCACCCTGTTGATGTTGATAAATACGAAGGGGGTCACTCTACCCCACACAAACTATGTTGCGGTTTTGATCTACGTTGTGATGTTATTACTGGCCTAGATGCACCTGCATACATCGAGGATGAGGAGGCTAGGCTGATGGCTGAGGAGGCTAGGCTAAGATATATAAACATG TGTCCTGCTGATCCTCCTGTTCTGGCAAAATTGGATGGTGCAAGAGTGCCTGTTGGTTTGGCGAAGAGAAAGGATTCTGATTTGACCAAGGGAGAGTGTGGCCAGGGAAGCGTGAAATACATTGTACCTGCTAGGCGTATGTTGGTTTGA